The genomic segment GCTGAACAATCCGCGCAGGCCGCTTGAGGCATCGGGAACCAGCGGCCAGAAAGTAGTGCTCAATGGCGGGTTGAATCTTTCAATTTTGGATGGCTGGTGGGCCGAAGCGTATGACGGGCTGAACGGCTTCGCGATTGGCATGGGCGAAACGCATTCCTCCATCGAGGTGCATGATTCGCGCGACGGCGAAGCGTTGGCCAAAGTCTTGCGCGATGAAGTCATTCCGCTCTATTACAACCGCGACCGTGACGGGCTGCCGCGAAATTGGATCGCTCGTATGAAGCGCGCCATCCGCACCTTGGGCTGGCGGTTCAGCGCCGACCGTATGGTGATGGATTACGTGCTCAATTCTTACATCCCCGCCGCAGGCGGAACCAGTTGTGACGCCAGACGCTCTTAAGATGGGCAAAGGGGAATGACACCCGCAGCAGATAACACAAGCAAATAGCGGCACTTATCTCTTTGCTCAGTCTGTTACGCTACGCGCAATTTGACTTGGCATTCACACCCTGTGAGCCAAGTAACACAAAAAAGTCTTGCAACGGATTTTCTCTGCGCTATACTCCGCCGCGTTTTCAGGGGAAAACAGCTCAGCTAATTGCAAATCATCATTTCGTGGGAACAAGATTGACGAAGAATTGCCGCAAGCCATCGGCTAAATCTCTTTGATTCACGTTGAAATCCAAGCGCAGCCGCGACAATCTGCCAAAGTAGCAGTTTGTCAACCAGCCTGACGCATTGACTTTACCCGGCTCAAGCCTCCCTGAGCGTTTCAACGCTAAGTTCGCTTAGCGCTCCGCAAATCCACCCGTACACGACCGTTTGCTGCGGTCGCCACGATCTCCGCATCCCGTTACTCAATACTCAGTGATTGAGCCAACCTTGAATCATGATTTTCAGAAGGGAGAATCAACATGCCACAAAAAGAAACCAAAGGACGCGACGTTCGATTGAACGTCGCTGCAAATCTGCTTGAATCAAAAGGAGCAGAAAAACTTCCTCGAAGTGCAGCTTATGTTTTTGCCGCAGGAGGGCGCTTGTTGGCGCGGAAAGCGCTGGATGAAAAGGGCGCGGCGGCGCTCAGTTTTCGCAGTGCCGACCAGGGAAGCCGCGTGCGCGTGCTGGTCGGGCCGGACGTTGACGAAAAAGACATTACCGTTGACGGCTTGCTGCGGCGTGGTGCAACGGAAAAATCCGTGAGGGTAGATGCTGGAAACCTGACGCCGTCACTGGATTTTCAAATCATCCCGAGCGTATGGAAATGCTGGTTGCTGGGTTTGTGCTTCGTGCGCGGCACGCTGCTCAAACGGGTGAACAGCGGAGGCGTGTCACTTGATCTGCCAGTGTGCAATGCAACCGTCGAAGTTTACGAAGTTGATCCGCTGTTCATTCTGATTCCAAAACTGCCCGACATAGACATTGAGCGCATACGCGATTTCATCCTCAACCCTCCGCCGCTGCCCGATCCACCGATTGAATTGCCAGGGCCATTTCCGCCATTTGACGGGCCGGTTCCAGTTCCGGGACCTGATCCCGCGCCTGATTTCCGATTGTCGCGCAATGTACGAACTACCAGCCTGACGACCAACGCGGCAACAGCGGATACCGCACACGTAACGCAAATCAGCCTTGCGGGCGCGACAGATTTACAATTCCAGGCGCGGACCGCCAGCATTCCGGCGTTGCGCAACATCCTGATCAATCACGCGGAACTGGTTCGTCCGATTTTCTGCATTTTGTTTCCAAGGTTGGTCACGACGCAGTTGGTGGCGACAGCGACGACGGACGAATGCGGCCATTTCCAAACCTTCTTTTTCCGAGGTTGCCTGAACCCGGACACGCCGGATTTGTACTTCAAAGCCAAACAGCGACTGTTCGGATTTTTCGATGTGACGATTTACGCGCCGACGCCGATTGCCTGCTACACGCATTGGAATTACGTCTGCGGCACCGAAGTTACCCTGATCACCACAAATCCGCTGGCCAGAACCTGCCCGCCGTGCCCGCCAATCGTAGCGCCGAATAATTGGGTGCTAGTGATGGCCATCGGCAATCATCCGCTCAGCCGGATTCGCGGCACAGGGCAAACTTTGCAGGGGACGACCAACGCCACAAACATCGGTTTGACCGATGGAGACGCGCCATTCGGTGGATTGCTGCGGTTGCGGATCGAATTCGATAACAGTCTGCGCGATGACCTGGATGTGAAGTTTTACCGCGTTTCGTGGCGTCAAGGCACATCAGGAACATTCACGCCGCTGACGGATGAATGCCACCGTCATTTCACGCATGAAGTCGGCGGCGATTTGATTCTGGAAGTCTTGTCGCTGGGGCCGCAGGTCGTCGGCGCGGCGCCCAATCTGTTCGAGATTCCGCCTGCGTTGCCGCCGCTGGGGCAATACAGCTTTCCGGATTTGCGCGAAGACCTGACCAACGCCAAGTTCCCGACGAACACCTTTGCGCCGCCTGCGCAAGCCGGAAAGTATCAACTGAAGATTGATCTGTTCGACAGCACGGGCGCGCTGGTCAACGTCGCAACCAAAGGCATCAAGTATCGCGTACCGACCTCGACGGATTTATCCGGGACGATTTTTACCGAAGATGCAGCGGCGCTGGGTTTGGTGCAGGACGATGACGGGGACGGACTGAACAGCTTTATCATGACGCTTCACGTTGACAACAACGTTTGCAGCGCCAGTATCGCCGCGCCGCTGCTCAATGGCAGTGTGGCCGCAGATGATTGCGGCGTGTTGAATTACCAGGACAGCGACACGGTGACGATGTCCTATACGGCTTCGCATCCGAATGCGTTTGCCACGTACAGTTTCGCCGTCGTGCGCGGTGTCAGCCCTGTGGTAGCCAGTGCCAGTGGCAATGCCAATACGGGCACTCCGTTTTCCATCGTGGATACCGTCAACAATTTGCGCAGCCCGGATTGCCCTGTCGCAGGTTTCTCGGAAAACCTGTATGTCGCCGCAATGGCTACGAATGGGTGGGAACGGCTGAGCGGTTATGACGCCTCGGCGGTGCGCGCTTTTGTGCTCGCGCCTCAGTCATAGCGTCGGTCGGTTTAACCTGCCGATGTTTTTCTCAATCCGTCAATCGTGGGCAGATTGGAAAATCTGCCCTACATTCAATTTTTGTAAAAGGAGTAATCAGCCATGCAAACCAAACAAGATGAAGGTCAACAGATGATTCCTTGCTGCCCTCCGCTGGAAGCGGATCGGGTGTGCGATGTGCTGGATTTTCATTATCGCCAGATTCACAACACGACCGTGCCAGCGGGCGACCGCAGGCAAAATGTTCAGGTCGAAGTCATCATTCACGCGCGGTTGGAACGCTGCCCCGGGCCGTTGACGCTCGGCGATTTGGTGTACACCACCACGTTACTGCCGGGCGAAAAGGTCAAATTGTTCACCGCTGACCGTCGCACACGCTTCACGTTCGACAGCGCGTCGAAGGTCAGTTATCGCAATGAACAAACTTCCGAAGAACGATCGTACATGGCCAGTATGAGCGATTTTATGTCCGACGTGTCTTCGCGCGATTCGATCCGGTCTTCCAATCAATCGAAAGGTTCCGCGGAAGGTCACGCCGAAACCAGCGGCGCAATTGAAAGCTTTTTCGCCGGGCCATCCGTGGACGTCAGCGGATCATACAGCGCAGAATCCAGCAGCGATTTTCTGCGCGAGCTTTCTTCTCACGCACAAGCATCGAACCGCCGCTCGGAAATTGGCGTTCGCACCTCGAATTCTGTTTCGGTCGGCGAAGTCCAAAGCCGCACGCATACCGAAACCGAATCGCAGGATCATTTCGAATCCGCTTCGCGCGAATTCGCCAATCCAAACCGCTGCCATGCGGTGACGTTTTTCTTCTACCAGATCAACAAGAAGCACACGATCAAATTCACCATCGAATCTATCGAGCGCAGAGTGATTGATCCGGCAGCCGATACCAAAGTCACCAATAATTCATTCGCCTCGCGTGGCGGCATCAGCGCGGTTCCAACCGCAGTGCTGGCGACGGCCAAAGACCGGTTGGAAGTCGAAGCCATCGGGCGCGCCAGCGTCACGGCAAATCAGCGTGCGGATGTTGCCCAAGTGGCAAACGCAAACTTGTCGGCCAATCTGGCATTCCAACCCGTTTTCGCGGCAGCAGTTCTCGTTCCTGAACCATTGACCGCGGCGGTTAGACAAAAAGCCTTGCAGCAGGTTGACGAACGGCTGGTTGCCACCAAGCTGATTGATCGCGTGGGCGGGAAAATCACGGACGAAACCAAAACCACGTTCTCGTTCGAACAGACCGGTTCATTGCCGACGCCCGGCATCATCGTCAAAGGCTGTTTTGACGATTGCGACATCTGCGAACCTTCGTTGCAGAAGGAAATCGAGTTGGAGTTGGAGCGGAAACAGTTGGAAAACGAACTGCTGAAGCGCAAGATCGAATTGCTGGACAAAGCGCAGGAATATCGTTGCTGTCCGGCGGATTCTGAGCCTGAAGCATAACCTTTGCCAGCTTGCGGAAAGTCATCCAACAAAAGATGATGTTCCGCAGTTGGAATTCAATAGCGTCGGTGGAAGCTGAAAAGTACTCCGCTGGCGCTATTGTTGTGTTCGGCAATAGGTTTCGATTTTGGAGAAACGCAATGACGAAATGGGACGAGCGGTATCAACAGGGCGAGCATCTGAACGACAAACCGCATCCGCTGGTTGTCGAACTCGCCGCAAAGCTCAAGCCCGGACGAGTTCTGGATGTGGCGTGCGGTGTTGGCCGCCATGCGCTGTACCTGGCTGAGCGCGGCTGGCAAGTTACTGCGGTAGATTCTTCCAAAGTCGCCATTGAACTTTTGCGAGAACGCGCAAACAAACTCGGCCTTCAAGTTGACGCTCGCGTCGCCGATCTCGAAACCGGCGAATTTATCATCGCGCCAAATCAGTACGATTTGATCGTCAACTGCTGTTACCTCCAGCGCGATCTGTTTGCGGCGATCAAGGCCGGAACGAAAATCGGCGGCGTTGTTCTGGTGGTCATCCCAATGGTGGACAACGACCCGGCGGTGAAGCCGATGAATCCTGCTTTTCTGCTTCTACCCGAAGAATTGCGAGCGCAATTTGCTGATTGGGAATTGCTGCACGATGTTGAAGGCAAACCGGTCGTTGGTCGGCGGGCAATGGCGGAAATTGTGGCGAGGCGAAAATAGCTTGCGGTTGTGATACAACCTTTCCGGCAACAAACTTTCAACAAAAATTCAGAAGGAGAATTTGAAATGAATTTGAAACGCGTTTTAGCAGTGGTGGCGGTATTGTGCGTGTTGATCGTAGTAACTGTCGCTTGGCAGCGTCAGCGCCTCAGTCCTCATGAAACTGTCGAAGCAACCATTGGCGGCAAGAAAATTTCGATTACTTACGGACGGCCTTACTTGAAAGGGCGCAAAGCCGTTGGCGGAACATTGGTCCCGTATGGACAAGTCTGGCGCACGGGCGCGGATGAAGCGACGGTGCTGAAAACCGACGCCGATTTGATGATCGGCAGTCTGTCGGTTCCGAAAGGCAGTTACGCGCTGTTCACGCTGCCGTCGGAAACCGGCTGGAAACTGATCGTCAACAAAACGTCCGATCAGTGGGGCGCATTCAATTACGACGCGAATCAAGACCTCGGTCGCGTGGATATGAAAGTCGGCAAAACGCCTTCGACGGTGGAACAATTCACCATTTCGCTGAGTTCTGCGGGATCAGGCGGCGTGCTGAAACTGGAATGGGAAAACACTTCGGCTTCGGTGGATGTGAAAGTAAAGTAGCAAGTGCGAAGTTTGTGTTGTGAGTGGCAGGTTGACAAAAATTCAATTGTCGGCCTGCCATTTTTATTTGGCTATCGAATTAGGTCAAAATCTCCGCCGAGCACGCGCTCCAGTTTGCCCGTTCGCCAGTTGCGGATGCTGTCGCGTACCAGCGGCGAAGGTTGTTCGCGGTAGCGGCGGACGATGACCAGTTTGCTGTCGCCGACCCGCTCAAAGGATTCGCGCGCCAGTTTGGCCAGCTTGTCCGGCGCTTCGGTTGGTTCATCGGGCATGGCAGTGACGCGCACGCGAGCTTTGAATCGCAAGAAATTTCCTTCCTTACGTGGCGTTTCCAGGATGTGAAAACCGGCTTCGGGCAGCAGCAGCGAAAACGCGCCGTAGCCGGAAACTGTCGCCAACCAGCGCATCGGTTGGCGGTCATTGCCCGGAGTTTGTTCGATGATTTCCAGCTTCATTTTTCGTTTGGCCGCCCATTGTTCGTACATCGCAATCAGCCGCCGCGCGAATTCATCGTTTTCAGCCGGATCGAGTCCGGCATCTCTTCCGCCTTCAATTTGCAGAAACGCATCGCGCGGACGATTGTCCGCCAGATCGTCGCAGGCGATTTCCAGCAGGTAAATTTGCTGTGCCAGCCGTTTGATCAAATCCGCGGAAAAGAATTTTCGCTTTTCCGGTTCCGAACCCAGAATGCGGCGCAGCAGGGAATCGCCGGAGCGCAAGCCGACCTCGATGCGATCCATGTATTCGACCAGCCCCAGCACGCCAAAGCGCGAAGGCGAATTCCAAAACCCCTTGGCCGAAGTCTGCATCAAAGCGGAGTTCTTTTTCTCCTGCCAGTCCTCGGATTCGACTTCATCCACCAACCGCTCGAAGGCGTCTTTCAGAAATTCGATTTCAGACGGTGCTCCCGTCGCATCCAACGCGAGTTCTTCCAAGTTGCATTCGGCTTCTGCGGTCTGGGTGATTTCAGGCAACGTTTGTTCGGGTGGATTCGGGTCAATGAATTCGACTTGAATTTCCTTGCCGTCGCTGCGCACGAACAGGAATTGATCGCCGTCGGGAAGCTGATGATTGACGATGCTCATCGCCAACGGCGATAGCAGGTATCGTTCAATCGCGCGCTTCAGCGGTCGCGCGCCCAGGTCATTCGTAAATCCTTTATCCAGCAAAAACTCGATTGCCGATTCGTCCCATTCGACAGCCCAGTCGCGGTTGCGAAGCCCCCGGCGGTGAACCACATCGCGCAATTCTTTTTTGAGCAAATCGCGCATGACGCCTCGATTCAAAGGGCGGAACACAACTACGCGATCCAGGCGGTTGACGAATTCGCGACGGAAGGTTTTGCCGATTGTTCGTTCAACCATCGCCAGGCTGAAGCCTGCCGAATCCGAATTGAAGCCAACGCTCATCCCGTGCGGAATCGCCGCGCCCAAATTGGACGTCAAAATGATGATCGAATGGCGAAAGTCCGCCGTGTAGCCACGGCGGTCGGTCAGGCGACCATCGTCGAACACCTGCAAAAACAAATCCCAGACGCTGGCATCGGCTTTTTCAAATTCGTCCAGCAGGATGACGGAAAACGGTTGGCGACGGATCTGGTTGACCAGCGCGGTTTGTCCGGCGATTTCTTCGGTTTCGCCGACGATGCGCCCCAACCCGCTGCCGGTTTGTAGTTCGCTCATGTCAATGCGAATCATTCGCTCTTCCGAACCGAACAAAAAGCGCGCCAGCGTCTTTGCGATTTCGGTTTTGCCGGTTCCGGTCGGACCAGCAAATAGAAACACGCCTTGCGGACGTTTCGGATCGGTGACGCCCGCTTTGATCATCGCCACGCGTTCGACCAGACAATCTATCGCTTCGGGTTGGCCGAGCACGCACGATTGAAAGTATTCGCGCAACGCATCCAAATCCAATCCGTGCCGGTCGTCCAGAATGCTCAGCGGCAAACCGGTCAGTTGCGACAGCGTCACCAATAATTCGTCGAGCGTAATTTTGAAATCGCCATCCGGCGAAAGCGCCGCCATCCGTTGACGTGTCAGCAACAGAAATTGCAGCAGATTGCCCGGCGTAGCTTTTTCGCCCAGAAACTGCTTCGACAACTGAAAGGCCTCGGAAAGGGTTTGCTTGGAAATCAGCGGATCGTCTTCTGACGGGCTGTAATGTTCGACCCACTGGCGCGCCAGCGCCAAGGTCTTTTCGTCGTTCAGCGCATTGACGCGAATGGTTTCCAGCGCCGTTCGGACACGTGGCTTCGCTTGTAGCAGGCGTTCATAAGCCGCAGGCTGGATTTCGCCGATCAACATGATTTCGCCGCTTTCAACGCGCGAAAAAATTTGATCCAGCACGCCCGCTTGCTGATATTTGTGCTGGCCGGCCCACAGCAAATCCTGAAATGCCGGAACGAACCAGATGGTTTTGCGCTGGCTGCTCAACTGGCGCAGCAACGTTTGAATGCGGCCTTCCAGTTCGCCGATATAAATCTGACCGGCCATCAATTCGTTGGCGCTGGCTTCGAAAATGACCCAGCCTTCCGTCTGCAACTTCCGGGCGAGCGCGCGCACCACTACCGTTTTACCGACGCCGGATTCTCCAACCAGCAACACCGAACGCGGCACCTGTTTTTTCAGCGAAGTTTCCACCGCGTTGACCAGTTCGGTCAGGTAATCGTGTTCGACCAGCAATTCGCGATTTTGCTCTTCTTCGCGACCCCAGATGCTTCCGATGCCTTTCAGGAATTGCGACAGACGGGACTGCTGCGCCTGTTCCAGCATCCTGCCGGTCAGCGGCTCGCCGATTTCGCGCAGCGCCGATTCCAGATTTTCCAACTGGTTTTCTTCGGTCAGCAGGTTCAGGTCGGTTTCAAATTCCGGTTTTTCGCCAGTGGCAACGCGAGCTTCGATGAATTCGCGCAGAATCTGCGTGCCGTTCGGAGGTCGCCATCCCAAATTGACGCGCGCCATCACCGGAGCGACCAGCGGTCGGTCGGAGTGTTTGTCCAGCGCGCGAAAGGCAAAATACAATTGCCAGTAGCCGAAATTCGGAAGCTGGTTGATCAGGGGATCGTAAATGTCTTGTTCGACTTTCTCGCGGCGGTGCAATGCTTCCAGCGCAATGCAACTGATGACGCCGTTGGTTCCGGCGACATACTTCAGCAAATCAGCCGTCGAGTATGTATCGGACAATAGCAGTTTTACGCCGCGCTCGAATTCTGAATGCGTCAGCAAATCTTTCGGATGCGCGCTTTGATCAAAATAGGTTTGCAGCGATTCGGCGAGTTTGTACAGCGGCCCCAATTCGCCAGCCTGTCCGGGCAAATTGGCTTGGTCGGCTTTTCGGTTTTCCCAAAGCTGGCGGACGACAAATCCAAGCGCGATGCCTGCCAGCAAGGTAACAAATGGAATCAAAATAGTAGTCATTTGGTTCGGGCTGAAGTCGTGATGTTCTATCGCTTTTTAGAAAAAGAATTTCCGAAGAGAGTCCCGAAGGGATGGCCAGATAATAGCCCCGGATGAAATCCGGGGAACAAGGCAAAAGGCATTTCTAGCCCTGGCAGGGGCGGCAGACGAGCTTAATCTGTCGCCCCAAACGGGGCTTGTTGGCCTTGCTTACCATACCCAGGGTTTCACCCTGGGCTATTGTCTTTTCACCCCTATGGGGTTCTGATCGGAAAATCATTTTCTTGATTTCTATTGAACAGGTTTTCCAACCTGCTCGACCTTCAGTTGTAATATCTGACAAGTCCAAATAGTTTTTGGCGGCAGTTTGGCGCGGGTTGGAAAACCCACGCTACGTCAGAGCAAATTCGTTTTCGGCTTTTACGTTGACGCGCCCATCAGCAATCAGCTTTTCCAGGTGCGCGCGAACGGAAAGCTCGGCCAGTTGGTGCATCGCCGCGGGCGTGTCAGTGTACACAGCTTGAACGATCTCCGCTGGAGTTCGCGCGCCTTCCGCCATTGCATTGACAATCATTTCTTCACGCGCCAGCCGATGCGCGATGTACTCTTCAATTTTGCTTCGCGTATCGGCCAGCACTGGGCCGTGACCGGGCATTAACGCCGTCAGCTTCGGCAAGTTCAGGTATCGCTTCAGCGAAGCCATGTATTCGCTCAGGTTTCCTTCCGGCGGCGCGATGACGACAGTGCCGAAGCCGACGACACAATCGCCGGTCAACAGCGTGCCGGTGCGTTCTTCATAAAAACTCAGGTGGCCGCGCGCATGTCCGGGCGTCCACAGTGCGCGCAATCGCCAGGTCAACCCCGTCGCTTGTTCATTGAGCTCGATCAAATCATTGTCTTCGATCAAACGGTCAACGTTCACTTCGCCGTTGATCGCTTCGGCGGTCAACCGGTGCGTCGCGACCGGCAAATTGAATTTCCGGGCCAGATGCTCAACACCGCCGATATGATCCGGGTGCAGATGCGTGATGATGATTTCGCGCATCCGGCGACCTTCGGCCAGAAAGCGTTCAATCGCGGCGTCCAACACCGCTTGTTGATCGGGATACGGCGAACCTGGATCAATCACAACCATTTCATCGCCGCCAACCAGATAACAATTCGTATGCGTGGCGGGCGGAATCGTCGGCGTCCGCAACGCGCACAGGAAAAATCCTTTTCGGAATTCGACGCGACTTTCCCAATGGTCGCGTTCGGATTGCGGCACGTTCAACAACCGTTCGGCAAAACCGGGAACGCTTTCCGCCAGCGCGTGCATAACCGTCGTGATGGGCGTGACGATCAAACAGTCGCCATCAATCCATTTTTGAACGGCTTCTGCCGGTCGCAACCACTCGCCTTCTTCCAATTCGCCGGGAATGATTTCGGTTTCCTGGTTTTCGGGCAACCAGGAGGAAAAGAATCGCGTGTCGTACCTGCGCGGCGAAGACGCGGGCGTCACCCAGCGCGGGGTCTCCCGCAGCAAACCGGCGTCGAGCGTCAACCCCTCGCCTGCCAGCAAATCCTTGAAACTGATGCGGTCGGCGGCGAGTTCGTTACGCAATTCGGCGCGGCGTTCCGCCGAAAGCGTTTCCGCTCCGCGCGCAATCAGCACACCGGTTTCTTCAAAGACTTCGCGAATCGCGGCAACGCGCATCACGGCGGTCATTGCGTCGTCAGAAGGCGGAACATTTTCAATCGGCACTTCCGCGTCGCCCGCATCTCGTTGACCGCCCGGAAAGGCGTGAAAGTTTCCCATAAACCGGAGCGTGCGCGCGCGTTTGACCCAAAACACTTTCGGATCATCAGGGTCGCGCAGCAAAATCATCGCCGCCGCGTCTTTGGGAGTGACTGGAGTGACCGGTGCATTCATCGTAACAACCTGATTGGAATCGGAATTTGTAAGCGGGGCGCAGCTTAATCAATTTTGGATTGGCTGGCAAAGTCGCCCGATTGAGAGTCCTTCACAGGAAGCGGCATTGGCGGAGCGCACAACTCGCCGTCGGCGAAGCCTTTCAGGAAGACTTCGCCCACGATGATTTGCGGTTAACTCACGGTTCGCAGTGCATAATGTTTTTCCGGCGTTGGATAGCCTGCGGCTCCGAAGGTTTCGCGAATCAATTTGTTGGTGTCGAAATACACTTGCCAGTAATG from the Acidobacteriota bacterium genome contains:
- a CDS encoding methyltransferase domain-containing protein, with protein sequence MTKWDERYQQGEHLNDKPHPLVVELAAKLKPGRVLDVACGVGRHALYLAERGWQVTAVDSSKVAIELLRERANKLGLQVDARVADLETGEFIIAPNQYDLIVNCCYLQRDLFAAIKAGTKIGGVVLVVIPMVDNDPAVKPMNPAFLLLPEELRAQFADWELLHDVEGKPVVGRRAMAEIVARRK
- a CDS encoding DUF2911 domain-containing protein; translated protein: MNLKRVLAVVAVLCVLIVVTVAWQRQRLSPHETVEATIGGKKISITYGRPYLKGRKAVGGTLVPYGQVWRTGADEATVLKTDADLMIGSLSVPKGSYALFTLPSETGWKLIVNKTSDQWGAFNYDANQDLGRVDMKVGKTPSTVEQFTISLSSAGSGGVLKLEWENTSASVDVKVK
- a CDS encoding AAA family ATPase is translated as MTTILIPFVTLLAGIALGFVVRQLWENRKADQANLPGQAGELGPLYKLAESLQTYFDQSAHPKDLLTHSEFERGVKLLLSDTYSTADLLKYVAGTNGVISCIALEALHRREKVEQDIYDPLINQLPNFGYWQLYFAFRALDKHSDRPLVAPVMARVNLGWRPPNGTQILREFIEARVATGEKPEFETDLNLLTEENQLENLESALREIGEPLTGRMLEQAQQSRLSQFLKGIGSIWGREEEQNRELLVEHDYLTELVNAVETSLKKQVPRSVLLVGESGVGKTVVVRALARKLQTEGWVIFEASANELMAGQIYIGELEGRIQTLLRQLSSQRKTIWFVPAFQDLLWAGQHKYQQAGVLDQIFSRVESGEIMLIGEIQPAAYERLLQAKPRVRTALETIRVNALNDEKTLALARQWVEHYSPSEDDPLISKQTLSEAFQLSKQFLGEKATPGNLLQFLLLTRQRMAALSPDGDFKITLDELLVTLSQLTGLPLSILDDRHGLDLDALREYFQSCVLGQPEAIDCLVERVAMIKAGVTDPKRPQGVFLFAGPTGTGKTEIAKTLARFLFGSEERMIRIDMSELQTGSGLGRIVGETEEIAGQTALVNQIRRQPFSVILLDEFEKADASVWDLFLQVFDDGRLTDRRGYTADFRHSIIILTSNLGAAIPHGMSVGFNSDSAGFSLAMVERTIGKTFRREFVNRLDRVVVFRPLNRGVMRDLLKKELRDVVHRRGLRNRDWAVEWDESAIEFLLDKGFTNDLGARPLKRAIERYLLSPLAMSIVNHQLPDGDQFLFVRSDGKEIQVEFIDPNPPEQTLPEITQTAEAECNLEELALDATGAPSEIEFLKDAFERLVDEVESEDWQEKKNSALMQTSAKGFWNSPSRFGVLGLVEYMDRIEVGLRSGDSLLRRILGSEPEKRKFFSADLIKRLAQQIYLLEIACDDLADNRPRDAFLQIEGGRDAGLDPAENDEFARRLIAMYEQWAAKRKMKLEIIEQTPGNDRQPMRWLATVSGYGAFSLLLPEAGFHILETPRKEGNFLRFKARVRVTAMPDEPTEAPDKLAKLARESFERVGDSKLVIVRRYREQPSPLVRDSIRNWRTGKLERVLGGDFDLIR
- a CDS encoding MBL fold metallo-hydrolase, with product MNAPVTPVTPKDAAAMILLRDPDDPKVFWVKRARTLRFMGNFHAFPGGQRDAGDAEVPIENVPPSDDAMTAVMRVAAIREVFEETGVLIARGAETLSAERRAELRNELAADRISFKDLLAGEGLTLDAGLLRETPRWVTPASSPRRYDTRFFSSWLPENQETEIIPGELEEGEWLRPAEAVQKWIDGDCLIVTPITTVMHALAESVPGFAERLLNVPQSERDHWESRVEFRKGFFLCALRTPTIPPATHTNCYLVGGDEMVVIDPGSPYPDQQAVLDAAIERFLAEGRRMREIIITHLHPDHIGGVEHLARKFNLPVATHRLTAEAINGEVNVDRLIEDNDLIELNEQATGLTWRLRALWTPGHARGHLSFYEERTGTLLTGDCVVGFGTVVIAPPEGNLSEYMASLKRYLNLPKLTALMPGHGPVLADTRSKIEEYIAHRLAREEMIVNAMAEGARTPAEIVQAVYTDTPAAMHQLAELSVRAHLEKLIADGRVNVKAENEFALT